A genomic region of Kribbella sp. NBC_00382 contains the following coding sequences:
- a CDS encoding MFS transporter, which translates to MSTTEVRRTGEVPGDWRMAKRLWPFLLASTVSLIPFTVFGMYLVPIAAAADGSVAEIGGLRGLGGLAALIVGIALAPLIDRLARELVAAGGLALLGISAALGAIGNVFALATFCLLIGASTSILGPSIGAAAADRFRTPAAAGRAATLVSATTSMMAMLAAPVLAVPGLFWGWRGNLLAASAISLTLSTAFFWRGRGRKSPLKPTQRTSYLATYRALAHIPGALPLLGVAMLRTAAFMGYLAYLAAFYDEKFDLAPGWFALVWSLSGASFFLGNLFAGRYLVAAVRPEKTLLLGLLTALVAVSAFYFTPSLPLTLLLTSLMGAAHATVAACVTTLLVRRSGDLRGSALSVNAAGMSMGTFLGAALGGLGLGLGGYPGLALIFGAVTLGGVLLALRLRPEVQS; encoded by the coding sequence GTGAGCACCACCGAAGTACGCAGGACAGGAGAAGTACCAGGCGATTGGCGGATGGCCAAGCGGCTGTGGCCGTTCCTGCTTGCCTCCACGGTCAGCCTGATTCCGTTCACCGTCTTCGGGATGTACCTGGTCCCGATCGCGGCGGCCGCGGACGGGAGCGTCGCCGAGATCGGTGGACTGCGGGGCCTCGGAGGCCTCGCAGCCCTCATTGTCGGCATCGCGCTCGCGCCGCTCATCGACCGGTTGGCGCGGGAACTGGTCGCCGCCGGTGGCCTCGCCCTGCTGGGCATCTCTGCCGCTCTAGGTGCCATCGGCAACGTCTTTGCACTTGCCACCTTCTGCCTGCTGATCGGCGCCTCGACCTCGATCCTCGGCCCGTCGATCGGCGCGGCGGCGGCCGACCGGTTCAGGACTCCTGCTGCTGCGGGTCGTGCGGCAACGTTGGTCTCGGCAACCACTTCGATGATGGCGATGCTGGCGGCGCCCGTGCTCGCAGTACCGGGCCTGTTCTGGGGCTGGCGCGGCAACCTGCTGGCTGCCTCGGCCATCTCACTGACCCTTTCGACCGCCTTCTTCTGGCGCGGCCGGGGCCGGAAGTCGCCGCTGAAGCCGACGCAACGGACGAGCTACTTGGCGACGTACCGGGCTCTGGCGCACATCCCGGGAGCGCTGCCTCTCCTGGGCGTAGCGATGCTGCGGACGGCGGCCTTCATGGGCTACCTCGCCTACCTGGCAGCGTTCTACGACGAGAAGTTCGACCTGGCTCCCGGCTGGTTCGCCCTCGTCTGGTCCCTCAGCGGCGCGTCCTTCTTCCTGGGAAACCTCTTCGCGGGCCGGTATCTCGTGGCGGCCGTCCGCCCTGAGAAGACCCTCCTCTTGGGTCTCCTGACGGCCCTCGTCGCCGTCTCGGCCTTCTACTTCACCCCGAGCCTCCCGCTCACCCTCCTGCTGACCTCACTCATGGGCGCGGCCCACGCCACCGTCGCAGCCTGCGTCACGACTCTGCTGGTACGCCGAAGTGGCGACCTCCGCGGCTCGGCGCTCAGCGTCAACGCCGCAGGCATGAGCATGGGCACGTTCCTGGGCGCTGCGCTGGGTGGTCTCGGCCTGGGTCTCGGGGGATATCCCGGGCTGGCGCTGATTTTCGGGGCCGTCACCCTCGGTGGCGTTCTCCTCGCCTTGCGGTTAAGGCCCGAAGTTCAAAGCTAG
- a CDS encoding Rossmann-like domain-containing protein produces the protein MTVAALTAAVLAGSHGPSPAELNVTSAFWLHNTTRLPGADVTYRNYYVLLRVGEVFGACSFEAGEVDPDYCAGASGLPLSDLLAKGPLPVRIAALDAYLAAVEPHHLSAQAEEVILPAGTPDIRARARDAAVAGLLDVSEGSKVALIGVVNPLVDAITALGGTCLPCDFNLRETASGLPVSRDMTAVIDQADAVVATGMTLSNGSFDPLLDRCLQQSKPLAIYAQTGSAVARAFLGAGVTALSAEPFPFSQFSARPTSLYRYRQNGPQTP, from the coding sequence ATGACCGTTGCCGCACTCACCGCCGCTGTCCTCGCCGGATCCCACGGCCCCTCGCCCGCAGAATTGAATGTCACCAGCGCCTTCTGGCTCCATAACACAACCCGCCTGCCCGGCGCCGACGTCACCTACCGCAACTACTACGTGCTCCTGCGAGTCGGCGAAGTCTTCGGTGCCTGCTCCTTCGAGGCCGGCGAGGTCGACCCCGACTACTGCGCCGGCGCCTCCGGCCTGCCCCTCTCCGACTTGCTTGCCAAAGGCCCCCTTCCCGTCCGCATCGCAGCTCTGGATGCCTATCTGGCCGCCGTTGAGCCACACCATCTGTCAGCCCAGGCCGAAGAAGTCATCCTCCCCGCCGGTACTCCGGACATCCGCGCGCGAGCCCGTGACGCCGCAGTGGCCGGCCTGCTGGACGTATCCGAGGGTTCGAAGGTCGCGCTGATCGGCGTCGTCAACCCGCTGGTCGACGCGATCACGGCGCTGGGCGGGACCTGTCTGCCCTGCGACTTCAATCTCCGGGAGACCGCCTCCGGACTCCCGGTTTCCCGCGACATGACGGCGGTTATCGACCAGGCCGATGCCGTCGTGGCGACCGGAATGACCTTGAGCAACGGGAGTTTCGACCCTCTACTCGATCGTTGCCTACAGCAATCGAAGCCGCTGGCCATCTATGCTCAGACCGGCAGCGCCGTCGCCCGCGCCTTCCTCGGCGCCGGCGTCACCGCCCTGTCCGCGGAGCCCTTCCCCTTCTCCCAGTTCAGTGCCCGCCCGACCTCCCTTTACCGCTACCGCCAGAACGGACCGCAGACGCCGTGA
- a CDS encoding phytanoyl-CoA dioxygenase family protein, with protein sequence MTTGYLVLPELFTATEVNRLRDAAEQVHAEVVTAAESGETSVTVWPDGHRLEEIRGTTIHWEPDAVGKTVRSLAPVAHLHPALTALWTDPRLTSPMSSVVGTEPGPFVSKLNFKRAGVGSEFAWHQDFPYWYCCAGDAAYEIATAIVMLDDNTVQNGAMTLVPGSQLKGPARRDPLDPTGLLVDPSTVDVARTVTVTAPAGSVLMFPGLMVHRSAPNRTASDRRSLLYCFQPAGRSELSALTYDAERLADLP encoded by the coding sequence ATGACCACGGGGTACCTGGTGTTGCCCGAGTTGTTCACGGCAACAGAAGTCAACCGGCTACGGGACGCCGCCGAGCAGGTGCACGCCGAAGTGGTGACGGCCGCGGAGTCCGGCGAGACGTCCGTGACCGTATGGCCGGACGGGCACCGCCTGGAGGAGATCCGCGGAACGACGATCCATTGGGAGCCGGACGCTGTCGGGAAGACCGTCCGCAGCCTGGCGCCGGTTGCTCACCTGCATCCAGCGCTCACTGCGTTGTGGACCGACCCGAGGCTGACCTCGCCGATGTCCTCCGTGGTTGGGACCGAGCCCGGGCCGTTCGTGTCCAAGCTGAACTTCAAGCGGGCCGGTGTCGGGTCGGAGTTCGCCTGGCATCAGGACTTTCCGTACTGGTACTGCTGCGCCGGCGACGCGGCGTACGAGATCGCGACGGCGATCGTGATGCTGGACGACAACACCGTGCAGAACGGCGCGATGACTCTGGTACCGGGAAGCCAACTCAAAGGGCCCGCCCGACGGGACCCGCTCGATCCGACCGGATTGCTGGTGGATCCCTCAACGGTGGATGTGGCCAGGACAGTGACCGTGACGGCGCCGGCCGGATCTGTGCTGATGTTTCCAGGCCTGATGGTGCATCGGTCCGCGCCCAATCGGACCGCTTCTGATCGCAGGTCGCTGCTGTACTGCTTCCAGCCTGCTGGACGTTCTGAGTTGTCCGCCCTGACCTACGACGCCGAAAGGCTGGCTGATCTTCCATGA
- a CDS encoding pyridoxal-phosphate dependent enzyme, whose amino-acid sequence MRQLHDHLAEAIKDPDPIRVGEDLICLRFETMKVYSALGAVRHLLETGAVRPGDTLIDSSSGIYAHALALACHRYGMKCHIVGSTTVDRTLKIQLEILGATVEQVPSSNNLQLDQNLRVRRIGEILRDNPSYHWMQQYHDDIHYLGYGAVADLVAELVPAGPLCLVGGVGTGASTGAIAAFLRDRGRDVNLVGVQPFGSITFGAGHTQDPEMIIAGIGSSIEFRNVRHELYDRLHWVSFDYAMSAAVDLLRTSGVFAGLSAGAAYLSALWEHNCDSSRTHVFLAADTGTRYIDSAFSRYAEARPMDTMRPREINSLDELAVPWSAMSWDRRESAWAERREFPSATKSH is encoded by the coding sequence ATGAGACAACTCCACGATCACCTGGCGGAGGCGATCAAGGACCCGGACCCGATCCGCGTCGGCGAGGACCTGATCTGCCTGCGGTTCGAGACGATGAAGGTGTACTCCGCGCTGGGCGCCGTACGTCATCTGCTGGAGACGGGCGCGGTCCGGCCGGGGGACACCCTGATCGACAGCTCCAGCGGGATCTACGCGCACGCGCTGGCGCTCGCCTGTCACAGGTACGGGATGAAGTGCCACATCGTCGGCTCCACCACGGTCGACCGGACGTTGAAGATCCAGCTCGAGATCCTCGGCGCGACGGTCGAGCAGGTGCCGTCGTCCAACAACCTGCAGCTGGACCAGAACCTCCGGGTCCGCCGGATCGGGGAGATCCTGCGCGACAACCCGTCGTACCACTGGATGCAGCAGTACCACGATGACATTCACTACCTCGGGTACGGCGCTGTGGCGGATCTCGTCGCCGAGCTGGTGCCGGCGGGGCCGCTGTGTCTCGTCGGGGGAGTCGGCACCGGCGCGTCGACCGGCGCGATCGCAGCGTTCCTGCGGGATCGGGGGCGGGACGTGAATCTGGTCGGGGTGCAGCCGTTCGGCAGTATCACGTTCGGCGCCGGGCATACGCAGGATCCCGAGATGATCATCGCCGGCATCGGCAGCTCCATCGAGTTCCGCAACGTCCGCCACGAGCTGTACGACCGCCTGCACTGGGTCTCCTTCGACTACGCGATGTCCGCGGCCGTCGATCTGCTCCGAACGAGCGGCGTCTTCGCCGGCCTCTCCGCAGGCGCGGCGTACCTCTCGGCCCTCTGGGAGCACAACTGCGACAGCAGCCGCACCCACGTCTTCCTCGCCGCCGACACCGGCACCCGGTACATCGATTCCGCCTTCTCCCGGTACGCCGAAGCGCGCCCGATGGACACCATGCGCCCCCGCGAGATCAACTCCCTCGACGAGCTCGCCGTGCCCTGGTCCGCCATGTCCTGGGACCGCCGTGAATCGGCCTGGGCCGAGCGCCGCGAGTTCCCATCTGCGACCAAGTCGCATTAA
- a CDS encoding ABC transporter ATP-binding protein, whose amino-acid sequence MTEPLVKVAGLAAVAGEAILVDGVGFEIWPGEVTALVGASGSGKTTSALALLGERGQGVTLSGSVAVDGRLVVDGDGVTAAAAGVRGRVVAYMPQHPGSALNPARRIGAGLTELAKLHHPGLNVVPEALRGAQLPGDRATLRRFPHQFSGGQRQRIALSQALVCRPKVLVLDEPSTGLDSITRLQLVEELKELAAAGLGILLLSHDLDLVRALADRVVVLDAGRVLGDVLPTATQSAAPQGTHQRGEPLLQAMNVSASLRTRGRDPILQEVDLAVPPGGCVGVVGRSGSGKTTLARCLAGLHERHTGSITLAGEDLPVLRKRTLTQNRRVQYVWQEVRGSFDERRLVDEQVARTAIRLRGLTPANAKAEAVATLARLGVSAHTAARPPSRLSGGELQRAALARALLAHPDVLICDEITTALDEHGTTLVVELLNELKTQGTALVWISHDLALVANVSDHVLVLDAGRVIEQGPPATVMTKPGTELTQRLVRAARIGRQPPEPPPVLTSSADTRSEPHR is encoded by the coding sequence ATGACGGAGCCTCTGGTCAAGGTCGCTGGGTTGGCTGCGGTGGCAGGGGAGGCCATCCTGGTCGACGGTGTCGGCTTCGAGATCTGGCCGGGTGAGGTGACGGCCCTCGTCGGGGCCTCGGGGTCGGGGAAGACGACTTCTGCGTTGGCTTTGCTCGGGGAGCGTGGGCAGGGTGTGACGTTGAGCGGCTCAGTCGCGGTTGATGGGCGGCTGGTGGTCGATGGCGACGGGGTGACCGCAGCGGCGGCTGGCGTGCGGGGGCGGGTTGTGGCGTATATGCCGCAGCATCCCGGTAGTGCGCTCAATCCTGCGAGGCGGATCGGCGCGGGTCTGACTGAGCTTGCGAAGCTGCATCACCCTGGGCTGAACGTCGTACCGGAAGCTCTGCGGGGTGCTCAGTTGCCGGGGGATCGGGCGACGCTCAGGCGGTTTCCGCATCAGTTCTCGGGTGGGCAGCGGCAGCGGATTGCGTTGAGTCAGGCGTTGGTCTGCCGGCCGAAGGTACTGGTGCTGGATGAGCCGAGCACGGGGCTGGACTCGATCACGAGGCTGCAGCTGGTTGAAGAGCTGAAGGAGTTGGCGGCGGCAGGGCTGGGGATCTTGCTGCTGAGTCACGATCTCGACCTGGTCCGCGCGCTCGCTGACCGGGTGGTCGTGCTCGACGCCGGCCGCGTCCTCGGCGATGTTCTTCCAACCGCAACACAATCGGCGGCGCCCCAGGGAACCCACCAACGAGGCGAGCCGTTGCTCCAGGCAATGAACGTCTCCGCGTCGCTGCGTACCCGCGGCCGCGATCCCATCCTCCAGGAGGTCGATCTCGCCGTGCCACCCGGCGGCTGCGTCGGCGTGGTCGGCCGTTCCGGTAGCGGCAAGACGACCCTCGCCCGCTGCCTGGCCGGCCTGCACGAGCGCCACACCGGCAGCATCACCCTGGCCGGCGAAGACCTCCCCGTACTACGCAAGCGCACCCTCACCCAGAACCGCCGAGTCCAATACGTCTGGCAGGAAGTCCGCGGCTCCTTCGACGAGCGCCGCCTAGTCGACGAACAAGTAGCCCGTACCGCGATCCGCCTCCGCGGCCTCACCCCAGCAAACGCAAAAGCCGAAGCAGTGGCAACCCTCGCCCGCCTAGGCGTCTCCGCCCACACAGCCGCCAGACCGCCAAGCCGCCTCTCCGGTGGAGAACTCCAACGAGCAGCCCTCGCCAGAGCCTTGCTCGCCCACCCCGACGTCCTCATCTGCGACGAGATCACCACCGCCCTCGACGAGCACGGCACCACGCTCGTCGTCGAGCTCCTGAACGAGCTGAAAACCCAAGGCACAGCCCTGGTGTGGATCAGCCACGATCTCGCCCTGGTTGCCAACGTCTCCGATCACGTGCTGGTGCTCGACGCCGGCCGCGTGATCGAACAGGGGCCGCCAGCAACAGTCATGACCAAGCCCGGTACCGAACTGACCCAGCGGCTGGTGAGGGCCGCTCGGATCGGGCGCCAACCTCCTGAACCTCCGCCCGTGCTGACCAGTAGTGCCGACACGAGGAGCGAACCGCACCGATGA
- a CDS encoding ABC transporter permease, whose translation MRALRARTPLAISALLVLIPLLVAVLGPLVDVPARPALPYENAGLLGTDGLGRDVFGLLLVGGRTALGMALGAVLIAYLLGGLIGLVAASTRHRWVDELLIRPLDVLLPLPSLLVISVVAVGWRASPLAITLAVAAVNVPTVARLVRAAALDAASGPVVEALRMQRENWVGIHLGYVGRAVLGPVAADVGTRITLAVFLVASVNFLGLGLSPTAADWAVSVSRNREGLLLQPWAVLAPALLLVSFTLGFNLLADRLVHRTRRLAEATR comes from the coding sequence ATGAGGGCGCTCAGAGCCCGTACTCCGCTCGCGATCTCGGCGTTGCTCGTGCTGATTCCGCTGCTGGTGGCTGTCTTGGGGCCGCTCGTCGACGTGCCGGCCAGGCCCGCGCTGCCGTACGAGAACGCGGGCTTGCTCGGGACGGATGGACTTGGCCGGGATGTCTTCGGGCTGCTGTTGGTGGGTGGCCGGACGGCGCTGGGGATGGCGTTGGGGGCCGTACTGATCGCGTACTTGCTGGGCGGGCTGATCGGATTGGTTGCGGCGTCGACCAGGCATCGGTGGGTTGACGAGCTGTTGATCCGGCCGCTTGATGTGTTGCTTCCGTTGCCTTCGCTGCTGGTGATCAGCGTCGTCGCCGTGGGATGGCGGGCGTCGCCGTTGGCGATCACGTTGGCGGTTGCCGCGGTCAACGTTCCGACGGTGGCGAGGCTGGTGCGGGCGGCCGCGTTGGATGCGGCGAGCGGGCCTGTGGTGGAAGCGTTGCGGATGCAGCGGGAGAATTGGGTGGGGATCCACCTCGGGTATGTCGGCCGGGCGGTGCTCGGTCCGGTCGCTGCCGACGTCGGCACACGGATCACGCTCGCCGTCTTCCTGGTTGCCTCGGTCAACTTCCTTGGCCTTGGGCTGAGTCCGACCGCGGCCGATTGGGCGGTCAGCGTCTCGCGCAACCGCGAAGGCTTGCTGTTGCAGCCCTGGGCCGTGCTTGCCCCTGCACTGCTTCTTGTGTCCTTCACCCTGGGGTTCAACCTGCTAGCTGACCGGCTGGTCCATCGGACCAGACGCCTAGCCGAGGCAACCCGATGA
- a CDS encoding ABC transporter permease: MRSYAAQRAALAIVQLAVLSVLVFVLTALLPGDAADMRFTETLTPEQVVRLREQLGLDQPALERFMHWFGNVLTGDLGTSLISGGPVLEIVKASVGATLVLTVATLIVVVPLAVALGILMGTRENGRLDRIITSITLALSAIPDFVIAVVLVALFSLKLGWLPATWVGGSLLASPVLLVLPVAVLLGRTVCLLSRQVRAGTINALHAEYVVQARRLGVPRRRLLLRHVLPNAAVPGVQELARTGDTLLGGVLVVEAIFAIPGFATALVDGVETRDVPVVQGLTLVLAVVALLINLGADLVCNRLVPRTELLR; encoded by the coding sequence ATGCGGTCGTATGCCGCCCAGCGGGCTGCATTGGCGATCGTCCAGCTGGCCGTTCTCTCTGTACTCGTCTTCGTCCTCACCGCGTTGCTGCCGGGCGATGCCGCGGACATGCGCTTCACCGAGACGCTGACGCCTGAGCAGGTCGTCCGTCTTCGTGAGCAGCTCGGGTTGGATCAGCCCGCGCTCGAGCGGTTCATGCACTGGTTCGGCAATGTGCTGACCGGTGATCTCGGTACTTCGCTGATCAGCGGCGGGCCGGTACTGGAGATCGTGAAGGCGTCGGTCGGGGCGACGTTGGTGCTCACGGTTGCGACGCTCATCGTCGTGGTGCCGCTGGCTGTTGCCCTTGGCATCTTGATGGGGACTCGGGAGAACGGCCGGCTGGATCGGATCATCACGTCGATCACGTTGGCGTTGAGTGCGATTCCGGACTTCGTGATCGCGGTGGTGCTGGTCGCGTTGTTCTCGTTGAAGCTTGGGTGGCTTCCGGCGACTTGGGTTGGTGGGTCGTTGCTGGCTTCGCCGGTGTTGCTGGTGCTGCCTGTTGCGGTGCTGCTCGGTCGGACGGTCTGTCTGCTGTCGCGGCAGGTGCGGGCGGGGACGATCAACGCGTTGCACGCGGAGTACGTCGTACAGGCTCGGCGGTTGGGGGTGCCGCGGCGGCGGTTGCTGCTCAGGCATGTGTTGCCGAACGCGGCGGTTCCTGGCGTGCAGGAGTTGGCGCGGACTGGGGACACCTTGCTGGGTGGGGTTCTGGTGGTGGAGGCGATCTTCGCGATCCCGGGGTTTGCGACGGCGCTGGTTGACGGGGTTGAGACGCGGGATGTGCCTGTGGTGCAAGGGCTGACGCTGGTACTGGCGGTGGTTGCGCTGTTGATCAATCTCGGTGCTGATCTCGTCTGCAATCGGCTGGTGCCGCGGACGGAGCTGCTGCGATGA
- a CDS encoding ABC transporter substrate-binding protein, with product MSDALNRRGFLGLAGGLGLAAMTGCGSGGSTGSAAEPTAGGRLRAVFAGGGAKEVLDPHLQSLFVDIARHKAIYEKLVELGPDLKPLPRLAEKWEPDAQAATWRFTLRDATFHDGKKLTSEDVLYSLARIADPNTPERVAQSSLAALDLKRCKAIDKKTVELVLTAPNAEFPALLAGIGTQIVRDGFKDPTKPVGTGAFRFVSFEAGRSLVANRYDDYWDGAAKIEELQILSADAEARANALQGGQAEYANEMTATFARTAEAGKSVKIVAAKGSTTQAFVMKVDQPPFDNPDVRMAFKLLADRQRLVDVVLAGRGAVGNDLFGKGFQYYPKDLPQRERNVEEAKALLKKAGLLNKEVEIFTSDATAGFVEAATLFAEQVGEAGVKLKVTTGSAQTYAKDLLTKGAIGSHRSGAMPIPQYVTDRLLSKSPFNVTHWRRPTFDAAFAAAQVQTDEAARAAKYGELQKTLRDQGGILAWGHPDFLVAVSAKVQGVQAVPPNTLDSGRFDKVWLA from the coding sequence ATGTCCGATGCTCTGAACAGGCGGGGATTTCTCGGGTTGGCCGGCGGTTTGGGGCTGGCCGCGATGACTGGTTGCGGGTCCGGTGGCAGTACCGGATCAGCGGCTGAGCCGACGGCCGGTGGGCGGCTGCGGGCGGTCTTCGCCGGCGGCGGCGCGAAAGAAGTGCTTGATCCGCATCTGCAGAGCCTGTTCGTCGATATCGCCCGCCACAAAGCGATCTACGAGAAGCTCGTCGAGCTCGGGCCGGATCTGAAACCGTTGCCACGGCTGGCGGAGAAGTGGGAGCCGGACGCGCAAGCGGCGACCTGGCGCTTCACGCTCCGGGATGCGACTTTCCACGACGGCAAGAAGCTGACCAGCGAGGACGTGCTCTACAGTCTGGCCCGGATCGCCGACCCGAACACTCCCGAGCGCGTCGCCCAGTCCTCGCTCGCGGCGCTGGATCTCAAGCGCTGCAAGGCGATCGACAAGAAGACGGTCGAGCTCGTACTGACCGCGCCGAACGCCGAGTTCCCCGCCCTGCTGGCCGGCATCGGCACGCAGATCGTCCGCGACGGCTTCAAGGATCCGACCAAGCCCGTCGGTACCGGCGCCTTCAGGTTCGTCTCCTTCGAGGCGGGCCGATCCCTCGTCGCCAACCGGTACGACGACTACTGGGACGGCGCGGCCAAGATCGAGGAGTTGCAGATCCTCTCCGCCGATGCCGAGGCGCGCGCCAATGCGTTGCAGGGTGGACAGGCGGAGTACGCGAACGAGATGACCGCGACCTTCGCCCGGACCGCCGAGGCGGGCAAGTCGGTCAAGATCGTGGCCGCCAAGGGCAGTACGACGCAGGCGTTCGTGATGAAGGTGGATCAACCGCCCTTCGACAACCCCGACGTACGGATGGCCTTCAAGTTGCTCGCGGACCGGCAGCGGCTGGTGGATGTCGTGCTCGCCGGGAGAGGTGCTGTGGGCAACGATCTTTTCGGCAAGGGGTTTCAGTACTATCCCAAAGATCTGCCGCAGCGCGAGCGCAATGTCGAGGAAGCCAAGGCGCTGCTCAAGAAGGCCGGCCTGCTGAACAAGGAGGTCGAGATCTTCACCTCCGACGCAACAGCCGGGTTCGTTGAAGCGGCGACGCTGTTCGCGGAGCAGGTCGGCGAGGCAGGCGTGAAGCTCAAGGTGACGACGGGTAGCGCCCAGACCTATGCCAAGGACCTGCTCACCAAGGGCGCGATCGGCAGTCATCGCTCGGGTGCGATGCCGATTCCGCAGTACGTCACCGATCGGCTGTTGTCGAAATCGCCGTTCAACGTGACGCATTGGCGACGGCCGACCTTCGATGCCGCGTTCGCCGCGGCGCAGGTGCAGACGGACGAGGCGGCGCGCGCGGCGAAGTACGGGGAACTGCAGAAGACGTTGCGGGATCAGGGCGGCATCCTCGCGTGGGGACATCCGGACTTCCTGGTCGCGGTCTCGGCCAAGGTGCAGGGCGTCCAGGCGGTACCGCCGAACACCTTGGACTCGGGCCGGTTCGACAAGGTGTGGCTGGCCTGA
- a CDS encoding NADPH-dependent FMN reductase: protein MPKIAIILGSTRPGRNGEAVAQWVLDIAKQRSDAEFELVDIADFKLPHLDEVMPPAAGQYAQPHTFPWAEKIGSFDGYVFVTPEYNHSTSGALKNAIDFLFAEWNNKAAGFVSYGSAGGTRAVEHLRLVMAELKVATVRAQVALSLMTDFKNFSEFTPAEYHVAEVTTMLDQVVSWGNALTTVRTAA from the coding sequence ATGCCCAAGATCGCGATCATCCTCGGTAGCACCCGGCCCGGCCGCAACGGCGAGGCCGTGGCCCAGTGGGTGCTCGACATCGCCAAGCAGCGCAGCGATGCGGAGTTCGAGCTCGTCGACATCGCCGACTTCAAGCTGCCGCACCTGGACGAGGTCATGCCGCCGGCGGCCGGCCAGTACGCGCAGCCGCACACCTTCCCGTGGGCCGAGAAGATCGGCTCCTTCGACGGCTACGTGTTCGTCACCCCCGAGTACAACCACTCCACCTCCGGCGCCCTGAAGAACGCCATCGACTTCCTCTTCGCGGAGTGGAACAACAAGGCGGCCGGCTTCGTCAGCTACGGCTCCGCCGGTGGTACCCGCGCGGTCGAGCACCTGCGCCTGGTGATGGCCGAGCTCAAGGTCGCCACCGTCCGGGCCCAGGTCGCCCTCTCGCTGATGACCGACTTCAAGAACTTCAGCGAGTTCACTCCGGCCGAGTATCACGTCGCCGAGGTGACCACCATGCTCGACCAGGTCGTCTCCTGGGGCAACGCCCTCACCACCGTCCGCACCGCCGCCTGA
- a CDS encoding MarR family winged helix-turn-helix transcriptional regulator encodes MTETRWLDAREAHLWQSWRDAYRELSATLEARLVNSGLSGADYALLHPLSSSEAGILRTRDLGRSIGWERSRLSHQVSRMEKRGLVVREECESDARGSMVRITPAGRAAIEAAAPDHVDAVRTHFLEHLTREEQEQLTKMLDRVLAELPKTDC; translated from the coding sequence ATGACGGAGACGCGGTGGCTCGATGCGCGCGAGGCGCATCTATGGCAGTCATGGCGTGACGCCTACCGCGAGCTGAGCGCGACGCTCGAGGCCCGTCTGGTGAACTCCGGGCTGTCCGGCGCGGACTATGCCCTGCTGCATCCCCTGTCCAGCTCCGAAGCCGGCATCCTGCGAACGCGCGACCTCGGCCGCTCGATCGGCTGGGAGCGCAGCCGGCTGTCGCACCAGGTCAGCCGGATGGAGAAGCGTGGCCTGGTGGTCCGCGAGGAGTGCGAGTCCGACGCCCGCGGCTCGATGGTCCGGATCACCCCGGCCGGCCGCGCCGCGATCGAGGCCGCGGCCCCGGATCACGTCGACGCCGTCCGGACGCATTTCCTGGAGCACCTGACTCGCGAGGAGCAGGAGCAGCTCACCAAGATGCTCGACCGCGTCCTCGCCGAACTGCCGAAAACCGACTGCTGA
- a CDS encoding copper resistance D family protein translates to MAWAVPVLRVLADLAAIATGGAVLAAAWLLPATNGKLAGQGLRACQDAAVAAGVWTVASLGGLLVTASVILGIPLSQLGSRAGDAGGVNQVRALAVAVVLTAVLAVILSGARTVKAARVALVLTAAALTGPLLTGHGAIERTAFWSVLATASLVVHVFCATAWIGGLGSLIRYGRDQRAAVEKFSQLALVCAVTIGATGLLTAEIHLGGREDGFGLITQWVTTGYGALVFAKAVAFAVLVWIGWRHRQATLPALAANEPGAFWRLAAVELLVMAGTVGLAVALSRTP, encoded by the coding sequence GTGGCTTGGGCAGTTCCGGTACTACGCGTGCTCGCCGACCTAGCCGCCATCGCCACCGGCGGCGCCGTGCTAGCCGCCGCATGGTTGCTCCCAGCAACAAATGGGAAGCTCGCCGGGCAAGGGCTGCGGGCTTGTCAGGATGCGGCTGTGGCGGCTGGGGTTTGGACGGTGGCGAGCCTTGGTGGCCTGCTGGTTACTGCTTCGGTGATCCTCGGGATTCCTCTTTCGCAGTTGGGCTCTCGGGCTGGGGACGCTGGTGGGGTCAACCAGGTGCGGGCGCTTGCGGTTGCGGTGGTGCTGACCGCTGTACTGGCTGTGATCCTGTCTGGAGCTCGTACGGTGAAGGCCGCGCGGGTGGCGTTGGTGTTGACGGCCGCCGCGCTGACCGGCCCGCTGCTGACCGGGCATGGGGCGATCGAGCGGACCGCCTTCTGGTCGGTGCTCGCGACTGCCTCGCTGGTGGTGCACGTGTTCTGCGCGACCGCTTGGATCGGCGGACTCGGGTCGCTGATCAGGTACGGGCGGGACCAGCGCGCGGCGGTGGAGAAGTTCAGCCAGCTGGCTCTCGTCTGTGCGGTGACGATCGGCGCGACCGGTCTGCTCACCGCGGAGATCCACCTCGGCGGGCGTGAGGACGGCTTCGGGCTCATCACCCAGTGGGTGACGACCGGGTACGGCGCGCTGGTCTTCGCCAAGGCGGTCGCGTTCGCGGTACTCGTCTGGATCGGCTGGCGACACCGTCAAGCAACACTCCCGGCCCTGGCTGCCAACGAGCCGGGTGCCTTCTGGCGACTCGCCGCCGTCGAACTGCTCGTGATGGCCGGTACGGTCGGACTCGCCGTGGCGTTGTCGCGGACACCGTGA